GTTTTATTAAAAACTCACCTTCAAGACAGGTAGGATATAACAGTGGTGCTGATGTTAGGGGCAAACTAAAAATGAGCTGGCCACCAGAAAAAAAGGGTACTGGAGTTAATCCAGCGCAGCGAACACATGTGAAGAAAAAGCTGTCTGACATTGGCAAAGTATCGACCTTTAGTACAAGCTTTTCAGACAACAACCAATTCAAGATAAACAATGATGGagaaatgaaagtgacaaaaCCGTCAAGCTCAATCATTTCAGGAGTCAAGGAACAATCTAGGACAGCATGCTGTAACTCAGTTGAGAAGTTGCCCTCAGGTGAAACAAAACCCCAGAGTGATCCAACTGAAGAAGGGCATTTCCAAGACAGCATCTCCTCAACAGTGTCTAACCTTTCTTCACCCTCTGTAGAAAAGGTTAGTACTGTCACAAATCAAAAAGCTCAACAGAAGAATGTAACATCCACctcaaaaacaaactacaaTGGAACATCTAACAGGTTGGACACTAATCCAAATAAAGCGAGGAAGTCTGTACGATTTGCTTCAAATGTTGATCTTGCTCATGACTCATCCCCTCAACTGATCACAAGCCTTAAAGAGGAAAGTATACAGCTTACAGACTCAACTGAACAGAGCAAAGTGAATAAACCCAAAGATTTAAAAGATGTAAGGGAAAATAACACTGATCATTTATCATTTGAGTTCAGCAAAGAACAGAGCAAGAGTGAGGTGTACCTTGAAATCCCTGAATACAAATGTCATGaagaaacaagcaaaatgtCTAACCAAGAGCCAGTTCTGAATGGAGGTGAAAAGAAGGTTGAGGAATCACTTGATACTAAGAGTTTAACTGAAACCTTTAATACAACTGAAGCAGTTGTGGCACACCAGGAGCCATCTGAGATACTGCACGTCATTCCAAAAGACCCTGTCAATCTGAGTGAATCTGATAATCCAAGTTCTCTGCACAATCATCCAGAACATGAGAAAGGTGAGGAAGCCAGTCTTGAAAGGaataaaaatcagtttgaaaCTACTGACTCAACCAATGACCAAAAAAATGGTGGTAGTCAGAGGAAGCCTGTTGATAGAACAAATTCTCTCAAGGGTTCTGCAAAACAGAACTGGTCAAAAGGAAAGAGTGCTTTTTCAAAACTCTTCACATCAGgtgcaaatgacaaaacaaacaaaactgaaccaAAAAATACTAAGAACCCAGATGCCAAAGCAAATGATGGACTCTTAGGAAGACTTTTTCAGTCATCCTTGGAAAAGGCTGAGGACACCACAGAACTGGCTGTGcaagatgaaacaaatgaagaagCAGTTGCtgatgacagaaagacagaggaggtaAAGGATGTTATTACAAAAGAGATGCAAAAGGAAGACACCATGTCTCAAGCACCACCTCAGGAACAAGAGGTTCAGCCCAAAGCACCAGATAGTAACAAAAGTGAGGCTGCAAGCACGTCCACCGAGGCATCTG
This portion of the Scatophagus argus isolate fScaArg1 chromosome 13, fScaArg1.pri, whole genome shotgun sequence genome encodes:
- the LOC124069318 gene encoding uncharacterized protein LOC124069318; the encoded protein is MCSTCLTPVYPMEKMVANNLVLHKNCFCCKHCQKKLSIHNYSSLYGEFYCISHYQQLFKRKGNYDEGFGHKQHKDQWLQKNKGTDEPDTVSNLKETKSNSNMSDNSRKSPAGGFIKNSPSRQVGYNSGADVRGKLKMSWPPEKKGTGVNPAQRTHVKKKLSDIGKVSTFSTSFSDNNQFKINNDGEMKVTKPSSSIISGVKEQSRTACCNSVEKLPSGETKPQSDPTEEGHFQDSISSTVSNLSSPSVEKVSTVTNQKAQQKNVTSTSKTNYNGTSNRLDTNPNKARKSVRFASNVDLAHDSSPQLITSLKEESIQLTDSTEQSKVNKPKDLKDVRENNTDHLSFEFSKEQSKSEVYLEIPEYKCHEETSKMSNQEPVLNGGEKKVEESLDTKSLTETFNTTEAVVAHQEPSEILHVIPKDPVNLSESDNPSSLHNHPEHEKGEEASLERNKNQFETTDSTNDQKNGGSQRKPVDRTNSLKGSAKQNWSKGKSAFSKLFTSGANDKTNKTEPKNTKNPDAKANDGLLGRLFQSSLEKAEDTTELAVQDETNEEAVADDRKTEEVKDVITKEMQKEDTMSQAPPQEQEVQPKAPDSNKSEAASTSTEASDLLATSTNETQDKQIAVEQTDANPSDDQESSLKIIDPIGLSGTDPPITVQSVSQASEESVNHLTAEKSGDEVLSAPFNDSFGDSVGSAPADTLAFQINTDESAHKPDDVFNTPGVETRDLCSGALLEISPELTQDPPNLFGLSDSEEILVNTPGDIFSPSLSDTALSEAASTDTFKLLGSQPVLTENEKMLGMMDQFVVPDSAFANQNEEQGSDFDIFSSNDVQFRQSPSANVSDRGIADASTNQPLASPDDFFGVSDISNSTDVFTLLPSTPGASDALNDLIGSDTFSTVAPSAQTDLFADDIFAPDPQMLSASESSDINLCVDSLLVSDNNSTEQTAENTFTSSNWMTDLLG